A stretch of the Myxococcaceae bacterium JPH2 genome encodes the following:
- a CDS encoding 2-hydroxyacid dehydrogenase — MLPYIGAVKRLPALQRAPRLRLVHTLTTGYDGVLAAVGDDVTVVTASGVHAASTAELAIGLMLASLRGIDLAARDQPEGRWNHVTRTSLADRKVLLVGVGGIGQEIARRLAPFEVVLTRVGTHARDDADGHVHGVAELVELARDAEVLVVITPLTESTRGLVDARVLAALPEGALVVNVARGPVVDTAALTAEVLKGRLRAALDVMDPEPLPPGHPLWTAPGVLMTPHLGGDSSAFAPRAIRLLRAQLARLAAGQPLVNVVRPGFTRA, encoded by the coding sequence GTGCTGCCGTACATCGGCGCGGTGAAGCGATTGCCCGCGCTCCAGCGGGCGCCGCGCCTGCGCCTCGTGCACACGCTGACCACGGGTTACGACGGCGTGCTCGCCGCGGTGGGCGATGACGTGACGGTGGTGACGGCGTCGGGAGTCCACGCCGCGTCCACCGCGGAGCTGGCCATCGGGTTGATGCTGGCCTCGCTGCGCGGCATCGACCTGGCCGCGAGAGACCAGCCCGAGGGCCGCTGGAATCACGTCACCCGCACGTCGCTGGCGGACCGCAAGGTGCTCTTGGTGGGCGTGGGCGGCATCGGTCAGGAGATTGCTCGAAGGCTGGCGCCCTTCGAGGTGGTGCTCACGCGAGTGGGCACGCACGCGCGCGACGATGCGGATGGGCACGTGCACGGCGTGGCGGAGTTGGTGGAGCTGGCGCGGGATGCAGAGGTCCTGGTCGTCATCACGCCGCTGACCGAGTCGACGCGTGGTCTTGTCGATGCGCGGGTGCTCGCGGCCCTGCCGGAGGGCGCGCTGGTGGTCAATGTCGCGCGCGGCCCGGTGGTGGACACGGCGGCGCTGACCGCGGAGGTCCTCAAGGGACGTCTGCGCGCCGCGCTCGATGTCATGGACCCCGAGCCGCTGCCTCCGGGCCATCCGCTGTGGACCGCGCCGGGCGTGCTGATGACGCCGCACCTGGGCGGAGACAGCTCGGCGTTCGCGCCGCGCGCCATCCGATTGTTGCGGGCGCAGCTTGCTCGGCTCGCCGCCGGCCAGCCCCTGGTCAACGTGGTGCGGCCGGGCTTCACACGCGCGTGA